GAAGAGCTGAAAGAGTCTGAGCAATCTATTGTAAAGGTGGGGGGCAACAGCAAAAAACAATGAGCAACTTTTTTAGCCATCTCCTCAGTAACTGAGAAAAGCAGTTTTCCATTTCACAAACACTTCTCTAATGTCTTCCATTAGGGTGCAAATGCAAACCCTGGTATTTCTCTACTCTGAAGCACAACTGGTCCCTAAGAAAGAACTTCTTCCAAATCATTTACACGTGAATGCTTGATTTGTATTACCTTGCCTAGTCTCAAGCATACAATGCTTTCTTGACAGTGACAGATCTTTTGTGCAACTGAATAAATTCCTTCCTTAGATACTTCCCTCATAAAAGTTACTCCCAACTATCCTAAAAAGGGATGACTGTGTTACACTTGGTATTCAGCAGGACTCACTGATTCTAGGTCTTTAACTGTGCAACAAGGTCAAGGGTCTTGtagcttttttttaacattactaCTGCTGTAGTTGCACCGCCAAGTATGGGGTTTTCCAAGCAACATAGGAAGTATTCTGCTTAAGCAGCAAGTCACTTTATAAGGTTTCTCATAATGTTTAGAGAAGACCCTCTGTACACTGTACCAAAATGGTTCCAATGGTTCATGTAGTGAAAAAGCTGATAAAGCTTTAGGCGTTTCTCAAACCCTGCAGCTTTGGGGATTTTACTGTGATAAGCAGAGTAAAAAGAACTGCTGAAGCCACCAAACATCCCAGCTATTGCAAGCTCATACTCTGAATGGCCGTAGAAAGAAGCAGGATCGAAGATAATTGGACCAGAATCATCCTCAGCTACATTTCCTCCCCAGAGATCTCCATGCAGGAGAGCAGGAACAATTTCTACGTCACAGAACAAACTGGGTATCTTcagctgcagggggaaaaaagcaagacatGTAACTACTACATTTTAAGGTGAATGATTGTAGAGTTTTATCTGCATACATGCAGAGCATGAATTGAAACTTCTTAAaagctagttaaaaaaaacaaacaaaaaccttgaaACAGCATAGGACCTAGTGAACAAAGATGCTGAGAAAATCAAGAGGATTTCTATTTTTCATAAAAGCCAGTAACTGAAGAATAGTCATCCAAATGTCttttagcaagaaaataaaaaaagtaagactgCATTCAGTGCTGCAACATTGACCAGTTTTAATAACATAACAACCACGCACTTCATTAGAAGACTCAGGGATCTCTCACCAACCTTGAAGAGATTTCTACAAAGTAGTACCCAAATAGCTAATACTGCAGCACTTAATCAGATACAAACCTTAAATGAATAGATAATGTGCAGAACAGTACTGCTTATATACATTTCTCATCATGACCATGTTACAGGGAATGAGAAATGTGAACTTGATCTAGTATTTCCCAAACAGGAAGGCAAAGTGCTATTTGACACACATTCACTTTGGAATATTAGCATGGGGTGATGCGGCAAAAGCCATTATACCTTAGAATAAAGGGCATTTTAATCCCTAAAAGCTGGAGTCTCTTACCAAGAGAACCTGGAGCATACCAACAAACAGGAACtttgttttatgaaaagaaaatctaaacAACTGATACCTAGCTATCACTACAATGAGAACCAAGAGAACTTCTCCTACCTGAAGTTGTGCCCAAAGTTCTCTTGCTTCCCTGTCTCCTGAATTCTTTTCGATCATGTCCATCTGAGGCTGGATTCTTTGCTTGGCAAAGAAAGTCACCCAGTCATTCTGCCAGTCATTCACCTGAAGGCACAGGATTGCAGATGTCAGTTCTGCAACATGCAAAagacaaattttcttctttttcaaataaaactctGGAGGATTATACAGCCTTTTTGCTGATACCATCCAGGACAGCAAATGCTACCGCTTAATAGAGTATTatcttaaaattaatcttaaattATCTTAAAATCAGGGGAATAAGTTTTCTCCAAGCGATAAAACCCAAGAATCGAAGAGCTATGAATGTCCAATGCAGCTGGAAGTGCTGTCCAAAGCACTACTTTCCTTAGCAGGctccacagaaataaattaatttccattatGATAATTTTAGCCCTttgtgtcactgaagggaaaataaGATAAACTTAAGTACAACCTACCTGTGGAAGATAGCCACAGCAGGTAACTGTATGAAAGCCAAATTGATCCACAAACTGGACTTCCATTTGCCCTTGACCTTTACCTTTCAAACCAAAGACAAAAATCCAATACTAATGACAAGATTCTAAGTATCTACACTGCAAACGGACCTTAAAAACTATACAAGGGTACAAAATTGCACCTTAATACTCTTTTTGTTACAATGGTCGTTACTGTTGGGTTTCAAGTTTAAAGCTTGATGTAAAGCAGCTATATTATAACTGTCATAATCATATTCTGAGGTAGCATATCTCCTCTGATACCATGTCCTTGCAGAAACTGTGGTTTGGGATCCCAAGGGTcccaaataaatgttttgcttACAGAGATCCAAAcagagcaaacaaaagcaaaaagacgACACCCTGTCTGGGGGTTTTGTCCAAATCTACTTTCATAGTATCTTTAGTAGAAGACAAACTTATCCTGAAATAACAAAAGCTATTTTAACCATTTTGTAGATTATTATTAACTAGGTTAAATATGCAAACAGCTGTGTACAGTACCAactgtgctttcttctttcttcagcttctctccCAGTTGCTGGTTATGAAGGTGGAGATCAGCCAGTTGTGTTCCAAGCTTTGCTGAATGTCTAAGAAACAAAAGCATTCTTAGCAACGACACATGAATGAATCCAGTTCTTGGTATTCCAGGAATTAATTGAAAAGATTTATCAAGCAAGTAAATGAAGTTCTGCATCTCTAACaaagtacattttcaaaatattcctgTTATAAACACCTCCTCTTTCTATAAAGATTATGTATTAACGTAGAACAAGATGTACTTACACAGTTGTTTCTGACAACACTATTAAAAGTAAAAGTGAGCAGCAATCATAAATTTAATAACAATGAGAAACCATCAACTCTAATTTCTGTGTGATACCACTTCTACGTGAATTTTCAGTATGGTATCTGTAAGAAAGGCATAACAACatgttatgccttttttttttttttggcaaattgTGTTTGGGAAATAGAGCCAAACAAGACTCATCCTCTTCCTTATATCTCTGCCTCTCTGTCTTTGGCTTTTCCTCTCTAAAAGGCCTAGAAGATGGAAGAGTCAggtggggtttatttatttatctatttttaataaaagcttatCTTCTACACAGTTCAGAAACTCTTGCAGTAATTACAAACAACTCTTACAGCTAGCTGCCTCCCATGTTAACAAAAGTATATTCCTCTTCCTGTCTTCGACCTCTCACATCTTTCCCTGTTCTCAAGGCACTGTCATTTAAGGCAaagttatttcttcattttgttcctGTTAACACAGATTGTAGCTATCCCCTGAAATTTGTATGCCAAATGTTGCATTTGCACACTTTTCATCTCAATCGGCCCAAACACAACAggatttctcctctttctcttggaGCTCACTGGGGGCTCTTCATGATTTAGAAATTCTGCAGACGAGCAGGAAGAGGGATAAGACCTGAAGCTGGCTGCAGAATTTCTGAGACTGGGATGAGAAATTGGTCATGCCCACCTCCCTAATGGAACCAGACAGAAGTATTCATCATATCTTAATTTACTTAAGTGTTTGCCACAGAGGAGGGCCAAAAGTTTGAAACTATCAGAATCAAGGTGAGGGttgtaaaaatactgaaattaggATGCATTCATTTGGGAAATGCCTCTGCATAATTTCTTGACTAGCAATATTAAACATTGGTTCTTATACTAAAGGCAAGTACAGGTAAAACAAAACAGGTGATCAGGTAGGTAATTCTCCTGACTGTAAAAAGGAACCTTACTGTAAAAATCACTAATTActtacaaaaccccaaacaaacccaaaactaaagaaaaaccaCACTCACTTCTTGATGTATGACCTATTTGCTAGGTGAAGAATTATTAAGTATTTTACACAGTTCTCAGCTGTGGAACTTCCCAAACGTATCttgacttgctttaaaaaaaaaaaaaaaaatcctctccgaAAACAAGTGATTTAATTGCCATAATAGTCAAAATTTCTGGCTAAAGGAAGCAAGGATAGTACTGTGTTTTACCTGTTTAAGCCTCTCATTTCCAAATGTTCCATCACAAACAGAGTATTGCCCCCAGGCAGGTCTATAACTTTAATGGGTTTAGGCACTTTTACCGTCTGCGTTTTCAAGATGGCTTCCAAACTTGCCATTTCTCCCTCAAACATTCTTCTAGCCTGtcaaatattaaagaaaagcattagTCTCTATGATCACCAGTTCCAGGTAAACAAAGCTCTTTCACAAAACCAATGAAGGctgtaaatgttaaataaaaacatggaagCAAGTGGTTGCTGCACATACAAGATACAGATAGATCCACACCACCAGACTTGACAGTAATTTTACAATTACAGAAATTTCACTTCATAAACCAACTTTGTGGAAGTGACTTAGGTTCTAGCATTCTCTGTAATTGTAAAAATAACTTAGAAAGTCTGTTTACAACTGAAGGAGTGCAAACTGCATATATGTAAAATGtaagcaatattttattaatggaTTATGGAGCAAATGTCTAGAAAGCTATGTGCAATATACATCATCAGTTGAGAGACTAGATGAATGGTGCTGACATTCATAGTCTTCATGACTTCCTTAACACAGACTGCTTAGTAATAGAGCCGATCTTCAAAATAACTAATTGGCAGTCACAGAATGATTTTTCCTGGCCTGTTTCTTTTGCctcatggtgggggggggggggggaggagaataTCAATGGTAGCAGCCAAATGCCCCTTACCACACTTGCACACAGAAGCCCTTAGAACCCAAGCCACTACCAACTGCTTTTGCTTTGATGATATTCTGAATTTAGGGCCTATTTCTAAAACTGTTGTCCATATTGAGTAAAATCTGTTCTCTTCAGTTGCTCCACTGACATCAGTAACActagccacattaaaaaaatgctactCTAGAATAGTTAGGCAGAGATTGCAGGAAAGGGTATTTGGGAAACCTATGGTATCtgctaaaagcaaaagcaaggaaacataatcaataaaacagaaacagaatactAGCCCTTTAGTACCGATACAAGAAACATGGTCAAAGGACAATTTGCAATACACACTGACTAAAAATTCCAAAGTCTACGGGAGATCAGGAATGAAGAACTGCTCGATTACTGAGCTATAGCTTTGTTCAGAGGTAATCGTAAATTCCGTATCTCTAAAGCACCATATTAGGTTAAAGTCAGCTGTTAACTTTAATAGAGTAAAACCCACAGTGTTTTCTAAAGGAGCTGCTGATATACACCCACTGCTGCACACACAGCACAGCATTATAATACAGTTTGGCAAAGTTTGCTTTAATCAGCACtcagaatacacacacacacacaaaagcatagAAAATTAAATGATTACTGAATAGAAAAATCTATCCAGATCTTTTTTTCTAAGCCCTATCTTCTAGCTAGCTGGATTGTATACTTAAATACACATTAAACAAAGGCCTAAGTAGAAGGCTATGTTGCTATCAATTCATACTACTTTCAGTCTAATGTAAAGCAGGATAACCTTTCCATATTTTCCCATGTTACCACCTCAGTGCATACATCCAGCTGCCTGATAGGATCAGAAAGCGCAGACAAATTTGGAATAGATATAGTTGTGTACATTTGGTTGCTATTAAAGACAAATACAAGTTCTGACTTCAATTCTTCCACTGAAGCTATTA
This window of the Accipiter gentilis chromosome 10, bAccGen1.1, whole genome shotgun sequence genome carries:
- the FN3KRP gene encoding ketosamine-3-kinase, whose product is MEDALRRELGTAVLRPTGHSGGGCISQGQSYDTDRGRVYVKSNSKAEARRMFEGEMASLEAILKTQTVKVPKPIKVIDLPGGNTLFVMEHLEMRGLNRHSAKLGTQLADLHLHNQQLGEKLKKEESTVGKGQGQMEVQFVDQFGFHTVTCCGYLPQVNDWQNDWVTFFAKQRIQPQMDMIEKNSGDREARELWAQLQLKIPSLFCDVEIVPALLHGDLWGGNVAEDDSGPIIFDPASFYGHSEYELAIAGMFGGFSSSFYSAYHSKIPKAAGFEKRLKLYQLFHYMNHWNHFGTVYRGSSLNIMRNLIK